The DNA segment TTTGACAAGACTCCTACAAAGCAGATAATTGGTTTTGTGTGTTAGATGCACCATAGTATTCAAAGTTGACTGTAAATGGATacatgccatactttgtgtttcATAAACAAATGCAAGAGTGTACTGTACCTCATCTCTGAAGTCATCTGGGAACTGAAGACGTACACCCGGATCTGCAGCACACAATTACATATTATATCACCTGAGTGACTGTCAACCATTATGGAGCCAAGGCCAAGTTGCTCACCATCAACTTTTGTATATAGAGCGCCATGACAACTTGAATAAACAGTAGATCGAACAGATTGCAAATAAATGTAGCATGTTAAGGGGTCATACTAGGAAATGGATTGCATTCATGTTGCTTTCTAGTTCAAAGCAACAGGACAAGCGATGCGGTTGTCAAACCACAGAACAGGAAATACCCATGGTTACAGATTGTGTTTGTACCATCCATTTCAGGCAGTTGTTTGGCTTAGATGGCATTGCTTGACATTTAACAGCATGTACATTATGTATAGCCACTGTCCTCTATCTTGTAGGAAGACAGATTGAGTGCTGGAGACAAAGAAACCTTTGTGAGGAACACTTCCATTACTTAATTTGGGAGTGTATTGGATGAGATTCTGTTGATAGTAATGGACAGTAATGGAAACGCTCACAGGCCTTGTTGTAAGGTACAAGGGACTGACCTTCATCTCTGGCTATGGGACATGATGCCTCAAAGAATACGATGAAGGCTCGCTCAGGATTTTGTCTGTGAAAACAAAGTCAGATGAGAACCCGTCACATTTGACAGCGGAATGTCAAACAGTAACCCTAACAAACACCAAAAAGATATAAGGCTTTCTGTGAGAAGCACATTCTGTTGTCCTTTCAGTTGACTTAACGTTATAGTCATGCAATGTACTCACAGATCTGAGAGGAAGTAACAAACAAGACAGCAAGAATAGAAGTTTTCTCTTGATAATTGATAATAACATACCTGATTCTGGAGCCCATGCTGTCTGAATGCCACTGTGTCCATGTGTTGGTCCCGAAGGGGCAAGATCCTCAGCACGTTCTCTCTGTTGCCATTCAGGAAGACAGAGGGAAGTAGCAGCAGTCTACCACAACCACTGCTGTCTGCGTGTGACTGACAACTTCCTGCTTTATGTCAGTCTTGTGTCATCATGTGTGCATGCCACAAAGTCCAAACTTCTATATGCACTTGCCACCAAAAGCACATCTTTATTTATGATGTAAAGActctatatatacatatacgtacatacacacacacgcgcacacatgccCTGCAGGGAAGCAACCAGTGGAACCACACAGTTTTATTTTCTGCTCTATTTTATTCACCTGGCCAGGGTTGAGCTCGAATGTTTGTATCATCGCTTTAATATAGTTAcacaagaactttttttttttttttttttttaaaacaagagaagtgtgccttttttttttctttccctgacAAAGCTGTGATGTGGAAATGACTTGCGTCTCATGTTCAGGCTGAATGAAGAAGCAAAAAAACACTACCATCACTATGCTTACCAATACATTTATTCAAGTCAAATATCAAATGAAACGAATTAAACCTCAATGCACTGCATACGGCAGAAATGTAGAACTGCGTAGTGAACAAAAGAAAGATTAACAGAAAGTTGGTGAGTCTGACAGACCTCTGTGGCCACTGTTGTTAGGTAGAGACCCACTGATGACTGAAAGAATCGGGCAAAGGTCTACAGTCGCTAATGCAGAGAAGAGGCAGGAGTGATAGTGCAGATAATGCAGGTTATAGGAAACGCATCCAGGCAGTGAATTGTGAAATGTCTTcggactcctcctcctcctcctcctcctcctcctcctcctcctcctcctcctcctcctcctcctcctcctcctcctcctcctcgatgGCTTCCTGGTATTTCTGGTACTCAGACACCAAATCATTCATGTTGCTTTCTGCCTCTGTGAACTCCATTTCATCCATGCCCTCGCCCACGTACCAGTGGAGAAAAGCCTTTCGGCGGAACATAGCAGTGAACTGCTTAGAGATGCGCTTGAACAGCTCCTGGATGGCAGTGTTGTTACCAATGaaggtggcggccatcttgttgCCGTACGGCGGGATGTCGCTAACGGCCGTTATGACGTTCTTGGGGATCCACTTGACAAAGTCGCTGCTGTTCTTGTTTTGTACGTTCAGCATCTGCTCATCTACCTCCTGAATGGACATGGAGCCACGGAATATGGCAGCTCCGCCAAGGCAGCGCCCGTGGCGGGGATCACAAGCAGCCATAATATTTTTGCCATCAAATAGCTGCAGAGTTAGTTTACGCAAGGTGGGGGCTCTGTACTGTatgctcctcctgctgctgaGCGGAGAAAAGCCCATCATAAAGAAGTGCAAACGAGGGAAGGGCACCATGTCGACGGCCAATTTACGGAGGTCCACGTTCAACTCCCCGGGAAATCGCAAGCAGGTTGTCACACCACTCATGGTGACAGAAATCAGGTGGTTGAGGTCTCCATAGGTGGGTGTCTTCAGCTTGAGGGTACGGAAGCAGATGTTGTACAAGGCTTCATTATCAATGCAGACGGTCTCGTCTGTGTTCTCAACAAGTTGGTGGACCGCAAGGGTAGCGTTGTAGGGCTCCACTACTGTgtcggacacctgcaggtgaatTGTTGCAAGTAAAAACTACAACTTCACTTAGCAGAGTGTAGAACACCAACCACCAAGGCTAATGTGCTAACAATTCTCATTTTACTCCAATTGTTCAATGACCTCTTAGAATGACAAGAGTTAGACCTTCAGAGAGGGCAGCAGACTGAGGGTATTCATGATGCGGTGCGGGTACTCCTCACGGATCTTGCTGATGAGCAGAGTTCCCATCCCAGATCCGGTGCCACCAACCAAAGAATGCATCAGCTGGAACCCTTGAAGGTAGTCGCATTCCTCTGCCTCCTTCCTTACCACATCCAGAACCGAGTCCACCAGCTCGGCTCCTTCAGTGTAGTGACCTTTGGCCCAGATATTTCCTGCTCCTTTTTGGCCTGGAAAAAATACCCCATTTTGTTCACAATTGAATTTCATACTGTCTTGTATTTGCTCAAGTCGTAGCTTACCAACGACAAAGTTCTCAGGTCTAAATATCCTCCCAAAAGGGCAGGACCGGACAGTGTCCATGGTGTCAGGATCCAAATCCACCAAGACCGCCCTTGGGACATACTTTCCTCCTATGGATCAAATCCTAAACTTGGATTTTAGTTTCTTAAAAGTCATGGCAGATTTCTGACCTGAAGCCTCATTGTAGCAGACATTGATTCGTTCCAGTTGGAAGTCATCCTCTCCATGGTAGGATCCAGTGGTGTCAATGCCATGCTCGTCACTCATCACTTCCCAAAACTGGTCCAGTTAAAACAGTCAAAACTATTCATTCACATGAATCATTATAAATTCTGCATCAAGGAAATTTTAAGGTTATCTTGAGGTTTTCAGGATGTTGCCTTTTATGCAACCCGCAATAATAATCACAATGTACAAAGAAAATCAGATATCGCTTAAGAAGGACAAGCTAAGTTCTTGGGGGTTCACACCAATTGAACAACTGAGAAAATTGGGAAAAACAATTCTTTCTTTGAGATGCTTTGTCAAACTTTTTACTACAGGTTCTTTTTCAGCTGCTGCTTGTTTGTGAGTCTTCAATGTTTTCTCAAGTTAGGTCTTTAATGTCCGCACGAAAatctttattctttttttccaaattgctTTTGTGGTTTCACGTCACGACCTGCAGCAGTTGCAATCGGGTAGTTCACAAACCTGCTTGCTTTTTGCAGTAGACATTTCCTAtctctttttttccttcctgaTTTGCAAATGAATGCAAAACCTAATGTTGTGGTAAAAGTGAGGAACACGTTTTCATTCAATGACTGATGAACTGAATGTGAATCTGTGTGGCCACATACAATTCAtcaaaaacaacaaagacagcATGACATCATGAAGGACAAACATCAAccccacattatcacacaatgggagcccccccccccacgcacacTGAATTTGAAAAGCGGCTTTGGATATTAATTCATCAATCATGAGATGTTGATGTTTTTATACTTTACATAAATCCCTAAAGTACAATTGGGTATCCGTGTTGCCATTGCAGATGGAGACATTTTAGAACTTAGTCCGTATAAAATACTAAATAGGGATCCAGTGTTAATGGAACATATCAAAACATaacgtcctctgattggttcattgggTGCTTGTATATTATATCTGTGTGGTGGCGGCAAAGCTACATACACGTCTAGTCCTgtgattgtttattttttattttttccccccagctaCATGgcagaagccacacaaaacaatggcAATGAGGTACATACTCCTCTGTGTTACGTCTAGTCCtctgattgtattttttttttttgtcccgatcTACCTGTATATTACGGAGTCCACACAAAACAAATTTACagatttatttaatttgattcACACAAAAGATACACCTTCTTAatgggcacttttttttttttttagagaaaaTCAAAGGCGTTTATGTGCACCCTATAGTTGTAAAATTACGGTATCAAGGGTTCTCAAATGACGAATTGACCTTCCCTTTTCTGCAGACACCAATACATTTCAAATGAAGCCCATTTATACTAGAATAAAACCTATATTATTtagtttgacacacacacacatccatacaAAAAGATTGAAATAAGCATTAGAGTTGTTAAATTCAGAATAAGACTCTATAAGGAGAAATTGAAACACTTCCCCTGAATGGCTGAAGGGAATGAGTTCATCCTGTAGTTATTAAGTTGTGATTTATtcatacaatatcataaaagCCAGTGTAGGTTTTATTGGAGTAATTTAGAGTTCTTGAAGTTCAGAACCTATGACTTTAGGTAAAAGCCATTAAGAGTGTCTTATCGTTTCATGGAGCCCAAAAGGGTTATCAGGGTTGAATATGACTATGCAGGTTTTTGACAATTTCATACAACAGTGTTGTGTTTTACTTATATTAGTAAAGTTCTAGGACCATGTGTCGTAAAATATATTTCAAACTACTAACTTTCCCCCTGCAGTCTGATGTAGCAGCcattcagaaaaaaaactataaaCAAAAATCTGTCCTCTGATGTTGTCCTGCAAAGTTTTAAACATGTAGCACTGTCACTACTCTTGTGCAAGCCAATTATGTTGGCGTGGCCCTTGACAGgtactttttaattgcttgctATCAAACATCTagttacacatatatacatacagaaTAAATCTTTAATTAGCTGCCTACCACCAGTCTGACGTAACAGCAGGTATTAGATCATATGGGAACACAAGCATGTGAAAGCCCAAATGTAAGTACAGCTGCAGTGTTAGCACAGAATAGCACTATTATCTGATAATTGGCCCACTTGAATGCTCAAGCGAAGTTGTCGACATAGGGATGGAGGGTCTTTTGTAGCAGACGCAGGAGCAGCGGCAGTATTTTGCATCTGGTAATGTGCCTGTGACATTTTCCACATGCGTGA comes from the Syngnathus scovelli strain Florida chromosome 5, RoL_Ssco_1.2, whole genome shotgun sequence genome and includes:
- the LOC125968677 gene encoding tubulin beta-1 chain-like; amino-acid sequence: MSTAKSKQFWEVMSDEHGIDTTGSYHGEDDFQLERINVCYNEASGGKYVPRAVLVDLDPDTMDTVRSCPFGRIFRPENFVVGQKGAGNIWAKGHYTEGAELVDSVLDVVRKEAEECDYLQGFQLMHSLVGGTGSGMGTLLISKIREEYPHRIMNTLSLLPSLKVSDTVVEPYNATLAVHQLVENTDETVCIDNEALYNICFRTLKLKTPTYGDLNHLISVTMSGVTTCLRFPGELNVDLRKLAVDMVPFPRLHFFMMGFSPLSSRRSIQYRAPTLRKLTLQLFDGKNIMAACDPRHGRCLGGAAIFRGSMSIQEVDEQMLNVQNKNSSDFVKWIPKNVITAVSDIPPYGNKMAATFIGNNTAIQELFKRISKQFTAMFRRKAFLHWYVGEGMDEMEFTEAESNMNDLVSEYQKYQEAIEEEEEEEEEEEEEEEEEEEEEEEEEESEDISQFTAWMRFL